A single window of Streptomyces griseoviridis DNA harbors:
- a CDS encoding oxygenase MpaB family protein, with protein MMHTEASADALRQVGDELADATVAALFDRGEVGKFNTLMRYVSTVGSPLPDGLPEVAREYLAATSAPPSWVDWSQMEKARLFFIDNNVHISTALSFAAMPACYLVPPVARLLAATHGLKYPSKRMAETGQFTVYLMQPGAFEAGSRFIPAAQKVRLLHASIRHHLRRENRWDEAESGTPICQEDMIGGQMFFSMLVLDSLHRLGIHMSTEGADAYLYAWRVVGAMLGVDQDAVPTSLDEARHFLDLYMTRHMGPSPEGALLTRQLIDLYEEVVPGTLLDPVVAALIRYLIGDLCADWLQVPRTSWDTLVKAAPRLLGVLETIEDRSPLGAWALDRLGHLTTVLELSSLTRGRVMHYAIPEHLKDDYGVSTAPPRNRRWTPPAATVS; from the coding sequence ATGATGCACACCGAGGCGTCGGCGGACGCGCTGCGGCAGGTCGGTGACGAACTCGCCGACGCCACCGTCGCCGCCCTCTTCGACCGCGGGGAGGTGGGGAAGTTCAACACGCTGATGCGGTACGTCTCCACCGTCGGCTCCCCGCTGCCCGACGGGCTGCCCGAGGTGGCCCGGGAGTATCTGGCCGCGACCAGTGCCCCGCCGTCCTGGGTGGACTGGTCGCAGATGGAGAAGGCGCGTCTGTTCTTCATCGACAACAACGTGCACATCTCCACCGCGCTGTCCTTCGCTGCCATGCCCGCCTGCTATCTCGTCCCGCCCGTGGCGAGGCTCCTGGCGGCGACGCACGGACTGAAGTACCCGTCCAAACGGATGGCGGAGACCGGCCAGTTCACGGTCTACCTGATGCAGCCCGGCGCGTTCGAGGCGGGCAGCAGGTTCATCCCGGCGGCGCAGAAGGTGCGGCTCCTGCACGCCTCGATCCGTCACCACCTGCGGCGCGAGAACCGCTGGGACGAGGCGGAGTCGGGGACCCCGATCTGCCAGGAGGACATGATCGGGGGGCAGATGTTCTTCTCGATGCTGGTCCTCGACAGTCTGCACCGGCTCGGCATCCACATGTCCACGGAGGGCGCCGACGCGTATCTGTACGCCTGGCGGGTGGTCGGCGCCATGCTCGGCGTCGACCAGGACGCCGTCCCGACGTCCCTCGACGAGGCCCGACACTTCCTGGACCTCTACATGACCCGGCACATGGGCCCGTCGCCCGAGGGCGCCCTGCTGACCCGCCAACTCATCGACCTGTACGAGGAGGTGGTGCCGGGCACGCTCCTCGATCCGGTCGTCGCCGCCCTCATCCGCTATCTGATCGGTGACCTCTGCGCCGACTGGCTCCAGGTGCCGCGCACCTCGTGGGACACCCTCGTCAAGGCCGCGCCCCGGCTGCTGGGCGTCCTGGAGACGATCGAGGACCGCTCGCCGCTCGGCGCCTGGGCCCTCGACCGGCTCGGTCACCTCACGACCGTCCTCGAACTGTCGTCGCTGACCCGGGGCCGGGTGATGCACTACGCCATCCCCGAGCACCTCAAGGACGACTACGGTGTCTCCACCGCCCCGCCGCGCAACCGGCGTTGGACACCACCGGCCGCCACCGTCTCCTGA
- a CDS encoding TetR/AcrR family transcriptional regulator yields the protein MPRRSASLDRATPDRIAEAALLLVDEGGPEALTFRALAARLEISLASLQRRCTDLAGLLDLCTDHLAARLPDVPPGTDWATATETRFTALYRLLTAHPGLLALRGTRPWLGPHLLARLAEPQIAANLAAGLEPERAVTAYRRMYLLTLGSAGFVDHRDPRATRAATRAALAALDPADFPALTGHQHAIVAAMTDHDVYHGALRQLIDAADPAAPTATPRNPAHD from the coding sequence ATGCCTCGACGCTCCGCATCGCTCGACCGCGCCACCCCGGACCGCATCGCCGAGGCCGCCCTGCTCCTGGTCGACGAGGGCGGACCCGAGGCGCTGACCTTCCGCGCCCTGGCCGCCCGCCTGGAGATCTCCCTCGCCTCCCTCCAGCGCCGCTGCACCGACCTCGCCGGACTGCTCGACCTGTGCACCGACCATCTGGCCGCCCGGCTGCCCGACGTGCCACCCGGCACCGACTGGGCCACCGCGACCGAGACCCGGTTCACCGCCCTGTACCGGCTGCTGACCGCCCACCCCGGCCTGCTCGCCCTGCGCGGCACCCGCCCCTGGCTCGGCCCGCACCTCCTCGCCCGCCTGGCCGAACCCCAGATCGCCGCCAACCTCGCCGCCGGCCTGGAACCCGAGCGGGCCGTCACCGCCTACCGGCGGATGTACCTGCTCACCCTGGGCAGCGCCGGCTTCGTCGACCACCGCGACCCCCGCGCCACCCGGGCCGCCACCCGCGCCGCGCTCGCCGCCCTCGACCCCGCCGACTTCCCCGCCCTGACCGGCCATCAGCACGCGATCGTGGCCGCGATGACCGACCACGACGTCTACCACGGCGCCCTGCGCCAGCTCATCGACGCGGCGGATCCGGCCGCGCCCACCGCCACCCCGAGGAACCCGGCCCATGACTGA
- a CDS encoding ABC transporter permease, with protein MRGRTRLPGRLPDTVTAWLARGVIVFLYVPIVVVVVLSFNDSDVTYKWAGFSTRWYGVLAQDTDLLAALRVSAEVGLISATLATAGGLFAAMGMGRLGPRGRAVFSGSLFLPLVIPEIVLGVALLSVFGTLKASLGLTTLVLGHLVVTLPYAALIVLGAHRALDPALDEAAADLGCGAWQRFRLVTVPLLKQALLASWLLCFTISFGNIVMSTFTSGVGTTTLPLRVYSLLKTGLTPEINALGTLLVLFTFVIILGAGLRQMRRVLIGDGTD; from the coding sequence ATGAGGGGACGTACCCGGCTTCCCGGGCGGCTGCCCGACACCGTCACCGCGTGGCTCGCCCGGGGTGTGATCGTCTTCCTCTACGTGCCGATCGTGGTCGTGGTGGTGCTGTCGTTCAACGACTCCGACGTCACCTACAAGTGGGCGGGGTTCAGCACCCGCTGGTACGGGGTGCTCGCCCAGGACACCGATCTGCTGGCCGCGCTGCGGGTGAGCGCCGAGGTCGGCCTGATCTCGGCGACGCTGGCCACCGCGGGCGGACTCTTCGCCGCGATGGGCATGGGCCGGCTCGGTCCGCGCGGCCGGGCCGTGTTCTCCGGCAGCCTGTTCCTGCCGCTGGTGATCCCCGAGATCGTGCTCGGTGTGGCGCTGCTGTCGGTGTTCGGCACCCTGAAGGCGAGCCTCGGCCTGACCACGCTGGTCCTCGGCCACCTGGTCGTGACGCTGCCGTACGCGGCGCTGATCGTGCTGGGCGCGCACCGGGCGCTCGACCCCGCGCTCGACGAGGCCGCCGCCGACCTGGGCTGCGGGGCCTGGCAGCGGTTCCGTCTGGTGACCGTGCCGCTGCTGAAGCAGGCGCTGCTCGCCTCCTGGCTGCTCTGCTTCACGATCTCCTTCGGCAACATCGTGATGTCCACCTTCACCAGCGGCGTGGGCACCACCACGCTGCCGCTGCGGGTGTACTCGCTCCTCAAGACCGGGCTGACGCCCGAGATCAACGCCCTGGGCACGCTGCTCGTGCTGTTCACCTTCGTGATCATCCTGGGCGCGGGGCTGCGGCAGATGCGCCGCGTCCTGATCGGTGACGGCACCGACTGA
- a CDS encoding ferredoxin: protein MKVTVDEDKCCGAGSCVLAAPEVFDQRDEDGVVVLLDAEPAAGRQPAVREAAAICPASAITVRES from the coding sequence GTGAAGGTGACCGTGGACGAGGACAAGTGCTGCGGCGCCGGAAGCTGCGTGCTGGCGGCGCCCGAGGTCTTCGACCAGCGCGACGAGGACGGCGTCGTCGTCCTGCTCGACGCGGAGCCCGCCGCCGGGCGGCAGCCGGCCGTCCGGGAAGCGGCCGCGATCTGCCCGGCGTCGGCGATCACCGTCCGCGAGTCCTGA
- a CDS encoding threonine aldolase family protein, with product MTDTRPLPRVFSSDNTAGTSPEIADAVARAVTGPALPYGADAVTGRVRDRLREIFETDVDVLIVSTGTAANVLSLAALTPPWGSVLCHRDSHINNDECGAPEFYTAGAKLVPLDGRDAKIDPDLLRTAVRHKTGDVHSVEPSVVSVTQATETGAVLTPDELGTLATITRDAGLRLHMDGARFAGAVAALGRTPADLTWRAGVDLLSFGATKNGTMTADAIVVFDRALTPELSFRAKRAGQIAAKNRFHAAQLDAYLTDGLWLRNAAHANSMAARLRHGLNAVPGVEPLGTTDANILFCRLPQPVIEKLLADGFVFYHDRWEPGVVRLVTSFATTEDDVDDLLRAVGDATATGSR from the coding sequence ATGACTGACACCCGCCCCCTGCCCCGCGTCTTCAGCAGCGACAACACCGCGGGCACCTCACCCGAGATAGCCGACGCGGTCGCCCGCGCCGTCACCGGACCCGCCCTGCCCTACGGCGCCGACGCCGTCACCGGGCGCGTCCGCGACCGGCTCCGCGAGATCTTCGAGACCGACGTCGACGTCCTGATCGTCTCCACCGGCACCGCCGCCAACGTCCTCAGCCTGGCGGCCCTCACCCCGCCCTGGGGCAGCGTCCTGTGCCACCGTGACAGCCACATCAACAACGACGAGTGCGGGGCGCCCGAGTTCTACACCGCGGGCGCCAAACTGGTCCCGCTCGACGGCAGGGACGCGAAGATCGACCCGGATCTGCTGCGCACCGCCGTCCGCCACAAGACCGGTGACGTGCACAGCGTCGAACCGTCCGTGGTCAGCGTCACCCAGGCGACCGAGACCGGCGCCGTCCTCACCCCCGACGAACTCGGCACCCTCGCCACCATCACCCGCGACGCCGGGCTGCGCCTGCACATGGACGGCGCCCGGTTCGCCGGAGCCGTCGCCGCCCTCGGCCGCACCCCCGCCGACCTCACCTGGCGGGCCGGCGTCGACCTGCTGTCCTTCGGCGCCACCAAGAACGGCACGATGACCGCCGACGCGATCGTCGTCTTCGACCGCGCCCTCACCCCCGAACTCTCCTTCCGCGCCAAGCGCGCGGGCCAGATCGCCGCCAAGAACCGCTTCCACGCGGCCCAGTTGGACGCCTACCTCACCGACGGACTCTGGCTGCGCAACGCCGCCCACGCCAACTCCATGGCCGCCAGGCTCCGGCACGGCCTGAACGCGGTCCCCGGCGTCGAACCGCTCGGCACGACCGACGCCAACATCCTCTTCTGCCGGCTGCCGCAGCCGGTGATCGAGAAGCTCCTCGCGGACGGCTTCGTCTTCTACCACGACCGCTGGGAGCCGGGCGTCGTCCGCCTCGTCACCTCGTTCGCGACGACCGAGGACGACGTCGACGACCTGCTGCGGGCCGTCGGCGACGCGACGGCGACCGGAAGCCGTTGA
- a CDS encoding Lrp/AsnC family transcriptional regulator, producing MIDDLDRGIMQSLTRDGRTPYTTLARELAVSEATVRQRVARLQESGALRIVALCNPLTLGHQSVRLMIRVRDLTPRAVAKSLADMPMINHVALCAGGQDIFLEGTCRDQPQLVQLLDEIRMLPGVSRVQVLLLLELFKDYSWDGLDSAVGQAVTDR from the coding sequence GTGATCGACGATCTGGACCGCGGCATCATGCAGTCCCTCACCCGGGACGGGCGCACCCCGTACACCACGCTCGCCCGTGAGCTGGCGGTGTCGGAGGCGACCGTGCGGCAGCGGGTGGCGCGGCTGCAGGAGAGCGGCGCGCTGCGGATCGTCGCCCTGTGCAATCCGCTGACCCTGGGCCACCAGTCGGTGCGGCTGATGATCCGGGTGCGGGACCTCACCCCGCGCGCGGTCGCCAAGAGCCTCGCGGACATGCCGATGATCAACCATGTGGCGCTCTGCGCCGGCGGCCAGGACATCTTCCTGGAGGGCACCTGCCGGGACCAGCCGCAGCTCGTGCAGCTGCTCGACGAGATCCGGATGCTGCCGGGCGTCTCGCGGGTGCAGGTGCTGCTGCTGCTCGAACTGTTCAAGGACTACTCGTGGGACGGCCTCGACAGCGCGGTCGGGCAGGCCGTCACCGACCGCTGA
- a CDS encoding expansin EXLX1 family cellulose-binding protein: protein MPRRWLFLSAASALVVVSLVIVLLQGDGFDPGSRDAGSVAGARASGASPTGSTPGSPSASPTAAESPGASVHAPSPTVSATRPAERSTRAVTASAPLAGRIKPGVTYRGVATFYDADGGGACMYDPGGDVLTGAMNSADYESARACGAFVRVDAGGGSVTVRITNECPGDCAPGQIDLSAEAFARLAAPSAGRVPISWTLVSPSDTGTVSVRYKTGSTRWWCGIQLIGHRNPLARLEVRTGGGWRALPRADYNYFLAEDGGGCGGSIRVTDIYGERLTLDGIAVRPDTVQPTGVQFTRH, encoded by the coding sequence TTGCCCAGGCGTTGGCTGTTCCTGTCGGCGGCGTCGGCGCTCGTCGTCGTCTCCCTGGTGATCGTCCTGCTCCAGGGTGACGGCTTCGACCCGGGCAGCCGTGACGCCGGGTCCGTGGCCGGCGCCCGAGCGAGCGGCGCCTCCCCGACCGGGAGCACGCCGGGCTCGCCGTCCGCGTCGCCGACGGCCGCCGAGAGCCCCGGAGCGTCGGTGCACGCCCCGTCCCCGACGGTCTCGGCCACCCGGCCCGCGGAGCGCAGCACCCGTGCGGTGACCGCGAGCGCGCCCCTGGCCGGGCGGATCAAGCCGGGGGTGACCTACCGGGGCGTCGCCACCTTCTACGACGCCGACGGCGGCGGCGCCTGCATGTACGACCCGGGCGGCGATGTGCTGACCGGCGCGATGAACTCCGCCGACTACGAATCCGCCCGCGCCTGTGGCGCGTTCGTGCGCGTCGACGCGGGCGGCGGCTCCGTCACCGTACGGATCACCAACGAGTGTCCCGGCGACTGCGCGCCCGGCCAGATCGACCTGAGCGCGGAGGCGTTCGCCCGGCTGGCCGCGCCGTCGGCGGGCCGGGTGCCGATCTCCTGGACGCTGGTGAGCCCGAGCGACACCGGCACTGTCTCGGTGCGCTACAAGACCGGGTCGACGCGGTGGTGGTGCGGCATCCAGCTGATCGGCCACCGCAATCCCCTGGCCCGCCTGGAGGTGCGGACCGGTGGCGGGTGGCGGGCGCTGCCGCGCGCCGACTACAACTACTTCCTCGCGGAGGACGGCGGCGGCTGCGGCGGCTCGATCCGGGTCACCGACATCTACGGCGAGCGGCTCACGCTGGACGGGATCGCGGTACGCCCCGACACCGTGCAGCCGACCGGGGTCCAGTTCACCCGGCACTGA
- a CDS encoding PP2C family protein-serine/threonine phosphatase, with product MPRRLPPTPDTVFEAIDPPGNGELVAAVVAVTLSVEVLGVLSGSEVWLLGLLVFLPGAASALCTVRQTTFVAGWTTLVVTATVLARAAGDRAHWLDRLLLVLLTLALGATSVYGCGRRIRREHEMVRLRSTAAAMQRHILHPLPMVTDDVLVNGVYEPLQEDRLVGGDIYDVVASPWGTRILIGDVQGKGLAAVGAAFAVIGAFREAAHREPTLTALADALDAAVVRHNSYAEHTGDDERFVTALVIGVDRGAEAQAVNCGHVPPLLLDGGVVSTPELDSGVPLGLAELSAEPVTVGWFAFPEGATLLLSTDGLTETRGVDGTFYPVEERVAKHLGLSPTELPSALYDDARAFAGREGRHDDVAVLSVRRFPRT from the coding sequence ATGCCCCGTCGTCTCCCGCCGACCCCCGACACCGTCTTCGAGGCCATCGATCCGCCGGGCAACGGCGAGCTGGTGGCGGCCGTGGTCGCGGTGACGCTCTCGGTCGAGGTGCTGGGCGTGCTGTCGGGGTCGGAGGTGTGGCTGCTGGGGCTGCTGGTGTTCCTGCCGGGTGCGGCGTCCGCGCTCTGCACGGTCCGGCAGACCACGTTCGTCGCCGGGTGGACCACCCTCGTGGTCACCGCGACCGTGCTGGCGCGGGCCGCGGGCGACCGGGCGCACTGGCTCGACCGGCTGCTGCTGGTGCTGCTGACGCTCGCCCTCGGCGCGACCTCCGTCTACGGCTGCGGGCGCCGGATCAGACGGGAGCACGAGATGGTGCGGCTGCGCTCCACCGCCGCCGCCATGCAGCGCCACATCCTCCACCCGCTGCCGATGGTCACCGACGACGTGCTGGTCAACGGCGTCTACGAACCCCTCCAGGAGGACCGTCTGGTCGGCGGTGACATCTACGACGTGGTCGCCTCGCCCTGGGGCACCCGCATCCTCATCGGGGACGTGCAGGGCAAGGGGCTCGCCGCCGTCGGCGCCGCGTTCGCGGTGATCGGCGCGTTCCGCGAGGCGGCGCACCGGGAGCCGACCCTCACCGCGCTGGCCGACGCGCTGGACGCGGCCGTCGTCCGGCACAACTCGTACGCCGAACACACCGGTGACGACGAGCGGTTCGTGACCGCGCTGGTGATCGGGGTCGACCGGGGCGCCGAGGCGCAGGCCGTCAACTGCGGGCATGTGCCGCCCCTGCTGCTGGACGGCGGCGTCGTCAGCACGCCGGAACTCGACTCGGGCGTCCCGCTGGGCCTGGCCGAACTCTCCGCCGAGCCGGTCACCGTCGGCTGGTTCGCCTTCCCCGAGGGGGCGACGCTGCTGCTGTCCACCGACGGCCTGACCGAGACCCGCGGCGTCGACGGCACGTTCTACCCGGTCGAGGAGCGGGTGGCCAAGCACCTCGGCCTCTCCCCCACCGAGCTGCCGAGCGCCCTGTACGACGACGCCCGCGCGTTCGCCGGGCGGGAGGGCCGGCACGACGACGTCGCCGTGCTGAGCGTCCGCAGATTCCCGCGCACCTGA
- a CDS encoding ABC transporter permease has protein sequence MTVTAAPPAPVSGPPAPRAGRARHRAVTFALLAPAGLTVLALVLVPLVLVVRNSFALPDAYGGIKGGFTLANYTELFDPVYLKVFGYSLGMAALNTAVCLLLGYVVSYWLAGRPPRRQGLLLLLIIVPFWTDFLVRTFAWINLLSPGGPVNGLTDALGVTHGPAQWIPSQGASFVGLVYAFLPTAIFPIYATLRGVDPSLGEAARDLGCGWWRVHTRVLLPLVRPGLLAAALLTFIPTLGVFVIPVLLGGGKNQLVGNLIVTLYTEFRNQPMGAAASVVLLVLMIASVAVLGTAAGRLRRRTS, from the coding sequence GTGACCGTCACCGCGGCGCCGCCGGCACCCGTCTCCGGGCCGCCCGCGCCGCGCGCCGGCCGGGCACGGCACCGCGCGGTCACCTTCGCCCTGCTGGCCCCCGCGGGACTCACCGTCCTGGCGCTGGTGCTGGTGCCGCTGGTCCTGGTGGTGCGCAACAGCTTCGCGCTGCCGGACGCCTACGGCGGCATCAAGGGCGGCTTCACCCTCGCCAACTACACCGAGCTGTTCGACCCGGTGTATCTGAAGGTGTTCGGCTACAGCCTGGGCATGGCGGCCCTGAACACCGCCGTCTGCCTGCTGCTCGGGTACGTCGTCTCGTACTGGCTCGCGGGCCGGCCGCCGCGGCGTCAGGGGCTGCTGCTGCTCCTGATCATCGTGCCGTTCTGGACGGACTTCCTGGTGCGCACCTTCGCCTGGATCAACCTGCTCAGCCCCGGCGGCCCGGTCAACGGCCTCACCGACGCGCTGGGCGTCACCCACGGCCCCGCGCAGTGGATCCCCAGCCAGGGCGCCTCCTTCGTGGGCCTGGTCTACGCGTTCCTGCCGACGGCGATCTTCCCGATCTACGCGACGCTGCGCGGGGTGGACCCCTCCCTCGGTGAGGCGGCCCGTGACCTCGGCTGCGGCTGGTGGCGGGTGCACACCCGGGTGCTGCTGCCGCTGGTGCGGCCGGGGCTGCTGGCCGCCGCGCTGCTGACCTTCATCCCCACCCTCGGTGTGTTCGTGATCCCGGTGCTGCTCGGCGGCGGCAAGAACCAGCTGGTCGGGAACCTGATCGTCACGCTCTACACCGAGTTCCGCAACCAGCCGATGGGCGCGGCGGCCTCCGTCGTCCTGCTGGTGCTGATGATCGCGTCGGTGGCGGTGCTCGGCACCGCGGCCGGCCGGCTGAGGAGGAGGACGTCATGA
- a CDS encoding TetR/AcrR family transcriptional regulator: MPQRSRRDEQVSATREALLDAAERLFAEHGVHAVANRQISLAAGQGNNAAVSYHFGTKTDLVRAVARRHAERIEVGRQRMMAQVGDSADLRDWLACAVRPVTEHLEHLGTPSWYARFMAQVMSDPALRADMNEAFMDASPSMRLLQENLNRCLPDLPAGVHAERGAMTRHLITQMTAERERSLADNTPTSRASWRETADGLIDVIVALWQAPVTPGR; encoded by the coding sequence ATGCCCCAGAGATCCAGACGGGACGAGCAGGTCAGCGCGACGCGCGAGGCGCTCCTCGACGCGGCCGAGCGCCTGTTCGCCGAGCACGGCGTGCACGCCGTCGCCAACCGCCAGATCAGCCTCGCCGCGGGTCAGGGCAACAACGCGGCGGTCAGCTACCACTTCGGCACCAAGACCGACCTGGTGCGCGCCGTGGCCCGCAGACACGCCGAACGCATAGAGGTCGGCAGACAGCGCATGATGGCGCAGGTCGGCGACTCCGCCGACCTGCGCGACTGGCTGGCCTGCGCGGTACGGCCGGTCACCGAGCACCTGGAGCACCTCGGCACCCCCAGCTGGTACGCCCGCTTCATGGCCCAGGTCATGTCCGACCCGGCGCTGCGCGCCGACATGAACGAGGCCTTCATGGACGCGTCCCCCTCGATGCGGCTGCTCCAGGAGAACCTCAACCGCTGCCTGCCCGACCTGCCGGCCGGTGTGCACGCCGAGCGCGGCGCGATGACCCGTCACCTCATCACCCAGATGACCGCCGAACGCGAACGCTCCCTCGCCGACAACACCCCGACCTCGCGCGCGAGTTGGCGCGAGACGGCGGACGGTCTGATCGACGTGATCGTCGCCCTGTGGCAGGCTCCGGTCACCCCGGGGCGCTGA
- a CDS encoding Lrp/AsnC family transcriptional regulator, which yields MIDDLDRQIIDQLRVDGRKSFGEIGRSIGLSEASVRARFQRLKRRGAIQVVGMTDAVRLGEMEVHLAVRVHHIPVALVARELSRMPEIRYVASCVGPYDLILDVRCRDLGHLSELLTERVRRVNGVAHAEALTVLDVVKDSYLWAGFREVPADPGRRILPQ from the coding sequence GTGATCGACGACCTGGACCGGCAGATCATCGACCAGCTGCGGGTGGACGGACGGAAGTCCTTCGGCGAGATCGGCCGCTCCATCGGCCTCTCGGAGGCATCCGTGCGCGCCCGCTTCCAGCGGCTCAAGCGGCGGGGCGCGATCCAGGTGGTCGGGATGACCGACGCCGTGCGGCTCGGCGAGATGGAGGTGCACCTCGCCGTGCGCGTCCACCACATCCCGGTGGCGCTCGTCGCCCGGGAGCTGTCGCGGATGCCGGAGATCCGGTACGTGGCGTCCTGCGTCGGCCCCTACGACCTGATCCTGGACGTCCGCTGCCGTGACCTCGGACACCTGTCCGAGCTGCTCACCGAGCGCGTCCGCCGGGTCAACGGCGTCGCGCACGCCGAGGCGCTCACCGTCCTCGACGTCGTCAAGGACAGCTATCTGTGGGCGGGGTTCCGGGAGGTGCCTGCCGACCCCGGCCGGCGCATCCTGCCCCAGTAG
- a CDS encoding cytochrome P450, with product MSQNDPVVRLPLPTESPLEPPAEWERLRARCPVATIELPSGDTGALLTRYDHVKALLSDTRFSRPLPGDDSARVAPEDGGGVATRNDTALSIAFKGAEHQRWRRHVGRYFTAKRMTALRPGMTRTAETLIEAMVAGGAPADLKAALGFPLPVSVICQLLGAPVEDRDRFSYWSDAFLNIDRYTRKETEAAEAEFAAYMTELIAAKRAAPGEDLISTLIEESRAEGEGLTDPELRDTGISLLVAGHETTANMIGKMIAMLLADRSRWERLVADPSLVRTAVDEVLRADANLGGFGVRRFLTEDFEIDGTVVPTGTTVFCGLSAANRDERAFADADELDLGRSPNPHLTFGAGPHSCLGQALARTELQVVLEVLLRTLPSLELAVPVTELKPLAGLAVGGLREVPVRW from the coding sequence ATGAGCCAGAACGACCCAGTCGTCCGTCTGCCGCTGCCCACCGAGAGCCCGTTGGAGCCGCCCGCCGAATGGGAGCGGCTGCGCGCCCGGTGCCCGGTGGCCACCATCGAGCTGCCGAGCGGTGACACCGGCGCCCTCCTGACCCGCTACGACCACGTCAAAGCGCTCCTGTCCGACACCCGCTTCTCCCGCCCGCTGCCCGGTGACGACAGCGCCCGCGTCGCCCCCGAGGACGGCGGCGGGGTGGCGACCCGCAACGACACCGCGCTCTCCATCGCCTTCAAGGGCGCCGAGCACCAGCGGTGGCGGCGGCACGTGGGCCGGTACTTCACCGCGAAACGGATGACGGCCCTGCGTCCCGGCATGACCAGGACCGCCGAGACGCTGATCGAGGCCATGGTGGCAGGGGGCGCGCCCGCCGATCTCAAGGCGGCGCTCGGGTTCCCGCTCCCGGTCTCGGTGATCTGCCAGTTGCTCGGCGCCCCCGTCGAGGACCGCGACCGCTTCTCCTACTGGTCCGACGCGTTCCTCAACATCGACCGCTACACCCGCAAGGAGACGGAGGCGGCGGAGGCCGAGTTCGCCGCCTACATGACCGAGCTGATCGCCGCGAAGCGGGCCGCGCCGGGCGAGGACCTGATCAGCACCCTGATCGAGGAGAGCCGCGCGGAGGGCGAGGGGCTGACCGACCCGGAGCTGCGCGACACCGGCATCTCGCTGCTGGTCGCCGGGCACGAGACGACGGCGAACATGATCGGCAAGATGATCGCCATGCTGCTCGCGGACCGCAGCCGCTGGGAGCGCCTGGTGGCCGATCCGTCGCTGGTGCGCACCGCCGTCGACGAGGTGCTGCGCGCCGACGCCAACCTGGGCGGCTTCGGCGTCCGGCGCTTCCTCACCGAGGACTTCGAGATCGACGGCACGGTGGTGCCGACCGGCACCACCGTCTTCTGCGGCCTCTCCGCCGCCAACCGCGACGAACGGGCCTTCGCCGACGCCGATGAGCTGGACCTCGGCCGCAGCCCCAACCCGCACCTCACCTTCGGCGCGGGACCCCACTCCTGCCTCGGCCAGGCGCTGGCCCGCACCGAGCTCCAGGTCGTCCTTGAGGTGCTGCTGCGCACCCTGCCGAGCCTCGAACTGGCCGTGCCGGTCACGGAGTTGAAGCCGCTGGCGGGGCTCGCCGTGGGCGGGCTGCGGGAGGTGCCGGTGCGATGGTGA